A section of the Microbacterium forte genome encodes:
- a CDS encoding glycosyltransferase, giving the protein MTERSEGHVVDSAATVRSRIGPADSPTISVVVPVKDDAALLARCLRALHAQESPADEIIVVDNDSSDSSASVARASGARVLTCIEPGIPAAASTGYDAARGDLILRLDADCEPDADWISAVVSAFGQDERIGAVTGGARFTDGPVALRVPLARLYLGAYTSLLSVTLGHRPLFGSNLAFRREAWHAVRADVHRGDAHIHDDLDLAFHLGENHRIARLPGESMGMSMRPFTAGQFGRRVQRGFRSVLVHWPRDFPPVRWARLVVRRRLRGPAARRTR; this is encoded by the coding sequence ATGACGGAACGCAGCGAAGGGCATGTGGTCGACAGTGCCGCCACGGTCCGGTCACGGATAGGGCCCGCCGACTCCCCCACCATCTCGGTGGTCGTGCCTGTCAAGGACGACGCGGCTCTGCTGGCACGGTGTCTGCGTGCCCTGCACGCCCAGGAGTCGCCGGCGGACGAGATCATCGTTGTCGACAATGACTCGTCCGATTCGTCGGCCTCGGTCGCTCGAGCCTCGGGCGCGCGCGTGCTCACCTGCATCGAGCCGGGCATCCCCGCTGCGGCGTCCACTGGATACGATGCCGCACGCGGTGATCTGATCCTCAGACTCGACGCGGACTGCGAACCGGATGCCGACTGGATCTCCGCGGTCGTCTCGGCATTCGGGCAGGACGAGCGCATCGGAGCCGTCACCGGAGGTGCGCGCTTCACCGACGGGCCTGTGGCGCTCCGCGTCCCGCTCGCTCGGCTCTATCTCGGCGCGTACACGAGCCTCTTGAGCGTGACTCTCGGCCATAGACCGCTGTTCGGCTCGAATCTCGCGTTCCGCAGGGAAGCATGGCATGCGGTGCGTGCGGACGTGCATCGCGGCGATGCACACATCCACGATGACCTCGACCTCGCCTTCCACCTCGGCGAGAACCACCGCATCGCTCGGCTCCCCGGCGAGTCGATGGGGATGTCGATGCGACCGTTCACCGCAGGGCAGTTCGGCCGGCGCGTGCAGCGAGGCTTCCGCAGCGTGCTCGTGCACTGGCCGCGCGACTTCCCCCCTGTGCGGTGGGCACGCCTGGTGGTCCGCCGTCGCCTACGCGGCCCCGCTGCACGGCGAACACGATGA
- a CDS encoding dihydrolipoamide acetyltransferase family protein, producing the protein MNAEFRLPDLGEGLTEAEVVQWLVAPGDTVTLNQTLAEVETAKAIVELPSPYEGVVAALHAEAGQTIAVGAPLIEFDVEGADGPSTADSSGVDGQEKAQPNLVGYGAAPTASGRPARRARRAAGARATTDTAVLEAAPHDASPTVSVEVVTERPRSTPPVRAYAKRLGVDLALVAASVGDRVITRADIDDYVSRTGVTVEQADPTPRRTAVPDDATGLREHSRETRIPIRGVRKHTAAAMVESAFTAPHVTVFHTVDVTATMDLLESLRGDRSLSEHRIGPLAVVAKAVCLALTRAPGLNARWDESAGEIVQFGYVDLGIAAATDRGLIVPHIRDAETMSLIELADAVRSLAATAREGRTSPVELSGGTFSISNIGVFGVDAGTPILPPGQSGILAVGAVRRLPWEHRGEIALRHVMTLSLSFDHRIVDGAEGARFLKDVADVLEEPGRAMLLR; encoded by the coding sequence ATGAACGCGGAGTTCCGACTGCCGGATCTCGGCGAGGGGCTGACAGAGGCGGAGGTCGTCCAGTGGCTCGTCGCACCCGGCGACACAGTGACGCTCAACCAGACTCTGGCGGAGGTCGAGACGGCCAAGGCGATCGTCGAGCTGCCATCTCCCTACGAAGGCGTCGTCGCCGCCCTGCATGCCGAGGCGGGACAGACGATAGCGGTCGGTGCTCCGCTGATCGAGTTCGACGTGGAGGGAGCCGATGGCCCGTCCACCGCGGACTCGAGCGGAGTCGATGGGCAGGAGAAGGCGCAGCCCAACCTGGTGGGCTACGGAGCCGCCCCTACGGCATCCGGGCGGCCCGCTCGGCGCGCCAGGCGCGCGGCCGGAGCCAGAGCGACGACCGACACGGCTGTGCTCGAGGCGGCACCGCATGACGCCTCGCCGACTGTGAGCGTCGAGGTCGTCACCGAACGGCCTCGGTCCACCCCTCCCGTGCGCGCGTATGCGAAGCGTCTCGGCGTCGACCTCGCCCTGGTCGCCGCGTCGGTCGGAGATCGCGTGATCACACGCGCCGACATCGACGACTACGTCTCCCGCACCGGGGTGACTGTCGAGCAGGCGGACCCCACGCCACGACGCACTGCTGTTCCGGACGACGCGACCGGGCTCCGGGAGCATTCGCGCGAGACGCGCATCCCCATTCGCGGAGTCCGCAAGCACACCGCCGCAGCGATGGTCGAGAGCGCCTTCACCGCTCCGCACGTCACGGTCTTCCACACCGTCGATGTGACAGCGACCATGGACCTTCTCGAGTCGCTGCGCGGCGACCGGTCGCTGTCCGAGCACCGGATCGGCCCACTCGCCGTCGTGGCGAAGGCGGTGTGTCTCGCGCTGACCCGCGCCCCCGGCTTGAACGCGCGGTGGGACGAATCCGCGGGAGAGATCGTGCAGTTCGGGTACGTCGATCTCGGAATCGCGGCCGCGACCGACCGCGGACTCATCGTGCCGCACATCCGTGACGCCGAGACCATGAGCCTCATCGAGCTCGCGGATGCCGTGAGGTCTCTCGCCGCCACGGCGCGTGAGGGCAGGACGTCTCCGGTGGAGCTGTCCGGCGGCACTTTCTCGATCTCGAACATCGGGGTGTTCGGCGTCGATGCAGGCACCCCGATCCTCCCGCCCGGGCAATCGGGGATCCTCGCGGTCGGCGCGGTCCGGCGTCTTCCGTGGGAGCACCGCGGCGAGATCGCCCTTCGCCACGTGATGACGCTCAGCCTCTCCTTCGATCACCGGATCGTCGACGGAGCGGAGGGCGCGAGGTTCCTCAAGGACGTCGCCGACGTGCTGGAGGAACCCGGCCGGGCGATGCTTCTCAGATAG
- a CDS encoding exonuclease domain-containing protein, with translation MPPAPSLPHWITRVGVFDLETTGIDVEKDRVVTAHVGLLDADGREIAARDWLSDPGVPIPEGATAVHGVTTEHARRHGRPGAEVVGEVTAALRSLLSQGVPIVAYNAAYDFSLLAHEAHRHGIAPLEDPSPIIDPLVIDKAYDRYRPGKRTLEVVAALYAVRLEDAHEAAADAVAAGRVAQALARQFVLPETLEELHTRQIGWARSQAASLTEYFIRIGRLEPEERLDGTWPVRAHRTRGEEPRDAVPNQ, from the coding sequence ATGCCCCCGGCCCCCTCGCTCCCGCACTGGATCACTCGTGTAGGCGTGTTCGACCTCGAGACCACGGGGATCGACGTGGAGAAAGACCGAGTCGTCACCGCGCATGTGGGGCTGCTCGACGCAGACGGACGTGAGATCGCCGCGAGGGACTGGCTGTCTGATCCTGGAGTGCCGATACCCGAGGGTGCCACGGCCGTGCATGGAGTCACCACCGAGCATGCCCGCCGGCACGGGCGTCCGGGCGCTGAGGTGGTCGGAGAAGTGACCGCTGCCCTGCGGTCCCTGCTCTCACAGGGGGTTCCGATCGTCGCGTACAACGCGGCATACGACTTCTCCCTCCTGGCTCACGAGGCGCATCGCCACGGAATCGCACCGCTGGAGGATCCCTCCCCGATCATCGACCCTCTCGTGATCGACAAGGCCTACGACCGGTATCGCCCTGGCAAGCGCACTCTCGAGGTCGTCGCCGCCCTCTACGCGGTACGACTCGAGGATGCCCACGAGGCGGCCGCGGATGCGGTGGCCGCAGGCCGGGTCGCGCAGGCCCTGGCGCGCCAGTTCGTGCTTCCCGAGACGCTCGAAGAGCTGCATACGCGCCAGATCGGGTGGGCGCGTTCTCAGGCGGCGAGCCTGACGGAGTACTTCATCCGGATCGGCCGTCTCGAGCCGGAGGAACGCCTCGACGGCACCTGGCCTGTCCGCGCACACCGCACCCGAGGGGAGGAGCCTCGCGATGCGGTTCCGAACCAGTGA
- a CDS encoding TetR/AcrR family transcriptional regulator has protein sequence MTSPPTARDRAKAERSDAILREAARLFAESGYNGVSLEDIGAAVGVSGPAVYRHFAGKQALLGAVLIKVSDDLVSGGTRVAADGSTPEERIHALVAFHVEFALGNADVIRVHDRDVVHLSAQDHSAVRRLQRAYIELWIDTLHPLVEADADELRLRVQACFGLINSTPHSTRAAARHHSATAAVLAAMAESALRATI, from the coding sequence ATGACAAGCCCCCCGACTGCGCGAGATCGCGCGAAGGCAGAGAGGTCGGACGCGATCCTCCGAGAGGCGGCCCGGCTCTTCGCCGAGAGCGGGTACAACGGGGTGAGCCTCGAGGACATCGGCGCCGCCGTGGGCGTATCCGGCCCTGCGGTCTACCGTCACTTCGCCGGCAAGCAGGCACTGCTCGGCGCCGTGCTGATCAAGGTGAGCGACGATCTCGTCTCCGGAGGAACCCGGGTCGCGGCCGACGGGTCCACGCCCGAAGAGCGCATCCACGCACTCGTCGCCTTCCACGTCGAATTCGCCCTCGGCAACGCCGACGTGATCCGCGTGCACGATCGAGATGTCGTGCACCTTTCGGCGCAGGATCACTCCGCAGTCCGACGCCTGCAACGCGCCTACATCGAGCTCTGGATCGACACTCTGCACCCTCTCGTCGAGGCCGATGCCGACGAGCTCCGCCTGCGGGTGCAGGCGTGCTTCGGGTTGATCAACTCGACTCCGCACAGCACGCGGGCAGCAGCCAGACACCACTCCGCCACCGCGGCCGTGCTCGCCGCGATGGCGGAATCGGCGCTCCGAGCGACTATCTGA
- a CDS encoding carboxyl transferase domain-containing protein: MPATQQALAAELHERLAVASRGGPEASRERHIARGKLLPRDRVTRLLDEGSPFVEIAPLAADGLYGGDAPAAGVIAGIGLVHGRHVMVVCNDATVKGGTYYPLTVKKHLRAQEIALENRLPCLYLVDSGGAFLPKQDEVFPDREHFGRIFFNQARMSAEGIPQLAAVLGSCTAGGAYVPAMSDETVIVRDQGTIFLGGPPLVKAAIGEVVSAEELGGGELHARRSGVVDHLAEDDEHALEILRDIVATLPAPLHPVWEVHDTREPAESGSLYDVVPVDVNAAYDVHEVIARLIDGDTFREFKAEYGTTLVTGFARLHGHPVGIVANNGVLFSESALKGAHFIELCDQRGIPLVFLQNISGFMVGSDAEAGGIAKDGAKMVTAVASTRVPKLTVIIGGSFGAGNYSMCGRAYSPRFLWTWPASRISVMGGAQAASVLGTVKDDQLAARGQAWSSEERAAFEQPIREQYETQGEPYYATARLWDDGIIDPAETRDLLGLALDVVARTPLPEPHFGLFRM; the protein is encoded by the coding sequence ATGCCCGCAACCCAGCAGGCCCTCGCCGCCGAGCTGCACGAACGACTGGCGGTCGCCTCCAGGGGCGGTCCCGAAGCGTCTCGTGAGAGGCACATCGCTCGGGGCAAGCTGCTTCCGCGAGACCGGGTGACCAGGCTCCTCGACGAGGGCAGTCCCTTCGTCGAGATCGCCCCTCTGGCCGCAGACGGGCTGTACGGGGGAGACGCGCCGGCCGCCGGAGTGATCGCCGGGATCGGCCTCGTGCACGGACGCCACGTGATGGTCGTCTGCAACGACGCCACCGTGAAAGGGGGAACCTACTACCCGCTCACGGTCAAGAAGCACCTGCGCGCGCAGGAGATCGCGCTCGAGAACAGACTGCCCTGCCTGTATCTCGTCGATTCGGGCGGAGCATTCCTTCCCAAGCAGGACGAGGTGTTCCCCGATCGTGAGCACTTCGGTCGCATCTTCTTCAACCAGGCGCGGATGTCGGCGGAGGGCATCCCGCAGCTCGCGGCGGTGCTGGGATCCTGCACGGCAGGCGGCGCCTACGTCCCGGCGATGAGCGACGAGACCGTGATCGTCCGGGACCAGGGCACGATCTTCCTCGGTGGCCCGCCGCTCGTCAAGGCGGCGATCGGCGAGGTCGTCTCCGCGGAAGAGCTCGGCGGCGGTGAACTGCACGCCCGTCGCAGCGGTGTGGTCGACCACCTGGCCGAAGATGACGAGCACGCACTGGAGATCCTGCGTGACATCGTGGCCACTCTGCCGGCGCCCCTCCACCCGGTGTGGGAGGTGCACGACACTCGTGAGCCCGCGGAGTCCGGATCGCTCTACGACGTCGTCCCCGTCGACGTCAACGCCGCATACGACGTGCACGAGGTCATCGCGAGGTTGATCGACGGCGACACGTTCCGGGAGTTCAAGGCGGAGTACGGCACGACCCTCGTCACCGGGTTCGCGCGACTGCACGGGCATCCGGTCGGGATCGTGGCGAACAACGGCGTGCTGTTCAGCGAGTCCGCGCTGAAGGGCGCGCATTTCATCGAGCTCTGCGACCAGCGCGGCATCCCCTTGGTCTTCCTGCAGAACATCTCGGGGTTCATGGTCGGGTCGGACGCCGAGGCGGGGGGCATCGCGAAGGACGGAGCCAAGATGGTCACCGCCGTAGCCAGCACGCGCGTGCCGAAGCTCACCGTGATCATCGGCGGATCCTTCGGCGCAGGCAACTACTCGATGTGCGGACGGGCCTATTCGCCGAGATTCCTGTGGACGTGGCCGGCCAGCCGCATCTCGGTGATGGGCGGCGCCCAGGCGGCGTCCGTGCTCGGGACGGTCAAGGACGACCAGCTCGCAGCACGCGGCCAGGCCTGGAGCTCCGAGGAGCGGGCAGCCTTCGAGCAGCCCATCCGTGAGCAGTACGAGACCCAGGGCGAGCCGTATTACGCCACTGCTCGCCTGTGGGACGACGGCATCATCGATCCGGCCGAGACTCGCGACCTGCTGGGGCTCGCCCTCGACGTGGTCGCCCGAACCCCCCTTCCCGAGCCGCACTTCGGCCTCTTCAGGATGTGA
- the pdhA gene encoding pyruvate dehydrogenase (acetyl-transferring) E1 component subunit alpha, with protein MSPQITPIVDTAQDLELAERILSPEGERISNPLLDSYVDDVDAAQLRALHRDMVILRRIDAEGVALQRQGQLGLWAPCQGQEATQIGTARALAPQDYVFPSYRETGVIYARGAEPGDFVRMWRGEEGAGHDPAALRVAPLQIIIGAQTLHAVGYALGIRHEGADEVAVTYFGDGATSQGDVNEAMIFASSYQAPVVFVCQNNHWAISEPVSVQSKYPIAGRAPGFGIPSLRVDGNDVLACVAAMRWALAHARSGKGPAYIEAVTYRMGPHTTADDPTRYRRDDELEAWRRRDPIARLEAHLRSLGELSDEQIADTQKAADVAAREMRAECLSMVTRPPLAVFDGVYAEPHAGLDRQRDEYAAYLASFDGEV; from the coding sequence ATGTCACCGCAGATCACCCCGATCGTCGATACGGCGCAGGATCTCGAACTCGCCGAGCGCATCCTCTCACCGGAGGGCGAGCGGATCTCGAACCCGCTGCTCGACTCCTATGTCGATGACGTCGACGCCGCACAGCTGCGGGCGCTGCATCGCGACATGGTCATCCTCCGTCGTATCGACGCCGAGGGCGTCGCGCTCCAGCGTCAGGGGCAGCTCGGGCTCTGGGCTCCGTGCCAGGGACAGGAGGCGACCCAGATCGGCACCGCGAGGGCGCTCGCGCCTCAGGACTACGTCTTCCCGAGCTATCGGGAGACGGGGGTCATCTACGCGCGTGGCGCTGAGCCCGGCGACTTCGTCCGCATGTGGCGCGGCGAGGAGGGCGCGGGTCACGACCCTGCAGCACTCCGGGTCGCTCCGCTGCAGATCATCATCGGAGCGCAGACGCTCCATGCCGTCGGCTATGCGCTCGGCATCCGTCATGAAGGCGCGGACGAAGTCGCCGTCACCTACTTCGGCGACGGTGCCACGAGTCAGGGCGACGTCAACGAGGCGATGATCTTCGCCTCCTCCTATCAGGCTCCGGTCGTCTTCGTCTGCCAGAACAACCACTGGGCGATCTCGGAGCCCGTGTCGGTGCAGTCGAAGTATCCGATCGCCGGGCGGGCGCCCGGCTTCGGCATCCCGAGCCTCCGGGTCGACGGCAATGATGTCCTCGCATGCGTGGCTGCGATGCGCTGGGCCCTCGCGCACGCCCGATCAGGAAAGGGCCCCGCCTACATCGAAGCCGTCACATACCGGATGGGCCCGCACACGACGGCCGACGATCCGACTCGCTACCGCAGGGATGACGAGCTCGAGGCATGGCGTCGTCGCGACCCCATCGCTCGCCTGGAAGCGCATCTGCGGTCGCTGGGCGAGCTGAGCGACGAGCAGATCGCCGACACTCAGAAGGCCGCCGACGTCGCGGCACGGGAGATGCGCGCCGAGTGCCTGAGCATGGTGACCCGCCCTCCGCTCGCCGTCTTCGACGGCGTCTACGCCGAGCCGCACGCCGGGCTCGATCGTCAGCGCGATGAGTACGCCGCGTACCTGGCATCCTTCGACGGGGAGGTGTGA
- a CDS encoding DUF7882 family protein: MGSLYYGASEPIHIDDRALAHLKVVVATKLRRNESFTLTWKHPDGDPEGRSTVWLHPSIPLRFVFDESEAPELSRRWIEDLAHSANSSGGITLVEELIEPSSDLQAADAR, translated from the coding sequence ATGGGTTCTCTCTACTACGGCGCCTCCGAGCCGATCCATATCGACGATCGTGCACTCGCGCACCTCAAGGTCGTCGTTGCGACGAAGCTGCGTCGCAACGAGAGCTTCACACTCACCTGGAAGCACCCGGACGGAGACCCTGAAGGCCGCTCGACGGTCTGGCTGCATCCGTCGATCCCCCTGAGGTTCGTCTTCGACGAGAGCGAGGCGCCCGAGCTCAGCCGTCGATGGATCGAGGATCTCGCCCATTCGGCCAACTCGAGCGGCGGCATCACGCTCGTGGAGGAGCTGATCGAGCCTTCGTCCGACCTGCAGGCTGCAGACGCTCGCTGA
- a CDS encoding alpha-ketoacid dehydrogenase subunit beta, whose translation MTQITLGKALGAGLRQAMRDDEKVVLLGEDIGRLGGVFRITDGLLDEFGAKRVIDTPLAESGIVGMAVGLAFRGYRPVVEIQFDGFVYPAFDQIVAQVAKLHYRTQGRVRMPITIRIPWAGGIGAAEHHSESPEAYFVHTAGLRVIAVSNPEDAYRSLRQAIASDDPVIFFEPKRLYHHKGEVDLDAPLADAAPMGLARVVRAGDDATLITYGAMVTTALQAAEAAEDEGISLEVIDLRSLSPVDYDTVATSVRKTGRVVVAHEASREAGMAAEVIASVTERCFEYLESAPLRVTGHDVPYPPAKLEKYHLPDLDRLLDAVDRVLDRPNSLTGADA comes from the coding sequence ATGACTCAGATCACTCTCGGGAAGGCGCTCGGCGCGGGTCTGCGCCAGGCGATGCGAGACGACGAGAAGGTCGTGCTGCTGGGCGAGGACATCGGCAGACTCGGCGGCGTCTTCCGCATCACGGACGGACTCCTCGACGAGTTCGGTGCGAAGCGCGTGATCGACACGCCTCTCGCAGAGTCCGGCATCGTCGGAATGGCTGTCGGATTGGCGTTCCGTGGCTATCGGCCGGTCGTGGAGATCCAATTCGACGGCTTCGTGTACCCCGCGTTCGATCAGATCGTCGCCCAGGTGGCCAAGCTGCACTACCGCACGCAGGGTCGGGTACGGATGCCGATCACGATACGCATCCCCTGGGCCGGCGGGATCGGCGCGGCCGAGCACCACTCGGAATCGCCCGAGGCGTACTTCGTGCACACGGCAGGACTGCGCGTGATCGCCGTGTCGAATCCCGAGGACGCGTACCGGAGCCTGCGTCAGGCCATCGCGTCGGACGACCCGGTGATCTTCTTCGAGCCCAAGCGGCTCTACCACCACAAGGGCGAGGTCGACCTCGACGCACCGCTGGCGGATGCCGCGCCGATGGGACTCGCACGTGTCGTCCGAGCAGGTGACGATGCGACCCTCATCACCTATGGGGCGATGGTCACGACCGCGTTGCAGGCGGCCGAGGCTGCGGAGGACGAGGGCATCTCGCTGGAGGTCATCGATCTGCGTTCGCTGTCGCCCGTCGACTACGACACGGTCGCGACGTCGGTCCGCAAGACCGGGCGGGTCGTCGTGGCGCACGAGGCCTCACGCGAGGCAGGCATGGCCGCCGAGGTGATCGCGAGCGTCACGGAGCGATGCTTCGAATACCTCGAGTCTGCTCCACTGCGTGTGACCGGACACGATGTCCCCTATCCGCCGGCGAAGCTCGAGAAGTACCACCTGCCGGACCTCGACCGGCTGCTGGATGCCGTCGATCGCGTGCTCGACCGTCCGAACAGCCTGACGGGAGCAGACGCATGA
- a CDS encoding Lrp/AsnC family transcriptional regulator yields the protein MAGLDRIDLELLAALSDDPRVTIVALAENLGLSRNTIQARMARLEQTGIFQSYERSFSTDVLGFPLQAFVSIGVRQTELPRIINELARIPEVVQAHGLSGSIDLLARVACRDARHLFDTDARILSIEGVERTETSLAMGEVIPFRVAGLIGLARRES from the coding sequence ATGGCCGGACTTGACCGCATTGATCTCGAACTGCTCGCCGCGCTCTCCGATGATCCCCGCGTCACGATCGTCGCGCTCGCGGAGAACCTCGGGCTGTCCCGCAACACCATTCAGGCGCGGATGGCGAGACTCGAGCAGACCGGGATATTCCAGTCGTACGAGCGATCGTTCTCGACAGACGTGCTCGGATTCCCGCTTCAGGCGTTCGTGAGCATCGGGGTGCGTCAGACCGAGCTGCCACGCATCATCAACGAGCTGGCCCGCATCCCCGAAGTCGTGCAGGCGCATGGACTCAGCGGGTCCATCGACCTGCTCGCGCGCGTCGCGTGCAGGGACGCCAGACACCTCTTCGACACCGACGCGCGCATCCTGTCGATCGAAGGCGTGGAGCGCACCGAGACCTCTCTCGCGATGGGCGAGGTGATCCCGTTCCGTGTCGCCGGCCTCATCGGCCTCGCGCGACGGGAATCCTGA
- a CDS encoding AraC family transcriptional regulator — protein sequence MRFRTSDVSRVESTWKQFVPSAVLHDVDPERFRFDWHSADLGGVSLVRYDLAAEVRSTAEPLDQVLVCRVDGPDARVYSDRGDLDASRPWISDGPRVHARWDAGARVAALVFDRDTLSRLARRISGDDDLSIRIEDLSPRSAYAAAAWDRMFAYLEQSAAPLDDTTDDLELLRSELARHAAATTLAAFATTSRLERHRPAQTTAAPATVRRALDFIAENSHRPITVDDVAAAVHISTRGLQYAFRRALDTTPAESLRRARLDGAHRDLQSGAPSTVAAVARRWGFSHPSRFAAAYRDSFGVLPSVTAATHRR from the coding sequence ATGCGGTTCCGAACCAGTGACGTCTCACGCGTCGAGAGCACCTGGAAGCAGTTCGTCCCGTCTGCGGTCCTGCACGACGTCGACCCGGAGCGCTTCCGCTTCGATTGGCACTCTGCGGATCTCGGCGGCGTGAGCCTTGTTCGCTACGACCTGGCAGCGGAGGTGCGTTCGACCGCGGAACCACTCGACCAGGTTCTGGTGTGCCGGGTGGACGGTCCGGATGCGCGGGTGTACTCCGATCGGGGCGATCTCGATGCGAGCCGCCCGTGGATCTCGGACGGACCCCGAGTGCATGCACGATGGGACGCGGGGGCACGTGTGGCGGCGCTCGTGTTCGACCGCGACACCCTGTCGCGCCTCGCGCGGCGGATAAGCGGTGACGACGACCTCTCCATACGTATCGAGGACCTCTCCCCTCGCTCCGCTTACGCGGCCGCGGCATGGGATCGCATGTTCGCGTATCTCGAGCAGAGCGCCGCACCGCTCGATGACACCACGGACGATCTCGAACTCCTGCGCAGCGAGTTGGCGCGCCATGCGGCGGCCACGACGCTCGCCGCGTTCGCGACGACGAGCCGCCTCGAACGCCATCGCCCGGCGCAGACCACAGCCGCTCCGGCGACCGTGCGCCGTGCTCTCGATTTCATCGCCGAGAACTCGCACCGGCCGATCACCGTCGATGATGTCGCCGCGGCCGTGCACATCTCGACGCGGGGACTGCAATACGCCTTCCGACGAGCGCTCGACACGACGCCGGCCGAGTCGCTGCGACGGGCGCGGCTGGACGGCGCCCATCGCGACCTGCAGTCCGGGGCGCCCTCGACCGTCGCGGCGGTGGCCCGCCGATGGGGTTTCTCACATCCTTCGCGATTCGCCGCCGCGTATCGCGACAGCTTCGGCGTGCTTCCCTCTGTGACGGCCGCGACGCATCGCCGATGA
- a CDS encoding alpha/beta fold hydrolase, with the protein MTAPSPYADRLSRLPVVRHEVDVRGGTTVFWEYGPADADVTIVAVHGFRGEHHGLEPILAFLPEVRVISPDLPGFGETAPVAGRSYDLDEYVAWLKEFAATVAPGAVILGHSFGSIVASAAVAAGLETPRLILINPIGAPALEGPKGIMTRLAVLYYSLGARLPERAGTALLRNRLIVRVMSITMAKTSDPQLRRFIHDQHDTYFSRFADRDVLRDAFVTSVSHDVSEFASSISTPTLLIAAQRDDITPIEVERQLAERFDDATLVEIAEVGHLIHYETPAEAAGAVRRFLRIPVARGR; encoded by the coding sequence ATGACCGCCCCCTCTCCCTATGCAGACCGCCTGAGCCGACTGCCGGTCGTGCGCCACGAGGTCGATGTTCGAGGTGGGACCACCGTGTTCTGGGAGTACGGACCCGCCGACGCTGACGTGACGATCGTCGCGGTGCACGGATTCCGAGGGGAGCACCACGGCCTCGAGCCGATCCTCGCGTTCCTTCCGGAGGTTCGCGTGATCTCTCCCGATCTCCCGGGATTCGGCGAGACGGCGCCAGTCGCCGGCCGTTCCTACGATCTCGACGAATACGTCGCGTGGCTGAAGGAGTTCGCGGCGACGGTGGCTCCCGGGGCGGTGATACTCGGGCACTCCTTCGGATCGATCGTCGCCTCTGCGGCGGTCGCAGCGGGTCTCGAGACCCCGCGGCTGATCCTGATCAACCCCATCGGAGCGCCCGCACTCGAGGGACCCAAGGGCATCATGACGCGTCTCGCGGTCCTGTACTACTCGCTCGGAGCGCGCCTGCCCGAACGAGCGGGAACGGCGCTTCTGCGCAACCGTCTGATCGTCAGGGTCATGAGCATCACGATGGCCAAGACGTCGGACCCGCAGCTGCGGCGGTTCATCCACGACCAGCACGACACCTACTTCTCGCGGTTCGCCGACCGCGACGTCCTCCGGGATGCGTTCGTGACGAGCGTGTCGCATGACGTGAGCGAGTTCGCCTCCTCGATCTCGACGCCCACGCTTCTCATCGCCGCCCAGCGAGACGACATCACCCCCATCGAGGTCGAGCGACAGCTTGCGGAGCGCTTCGACGACGCCACTCTGGTCGAGATCGCCGAGGTCGGACACCTGATCCATTACGAGACGCCCGCCGAAGCCGCAGGTGCCGTTCGCCGATTCCTCAGGATTCCCGTCGCGCGAGGCCGATGA